A window of the Narcine bancroftii isolate sNarBan1 chromosome 4, sNarBan1.hap1, whole genome shotgun sequence genome harbors these coding sequences:
- the LOC138760244 gene encoding uncharacterized protein: MDQFNLKFVEEDTRALAASLSSITTSFKQEKEPDLDNNEDCLLTKEEGKVWTAKHCMEEKGLLALQDSGIPYNTKKATAWGVRVWDEWGKTRNSYIMEQGVQRNELFLYVPELCYEITQDELNFWLCRFVLEVRRQDGSEYPPNSLRLLCCSILRHLRENCRRSDIDFFNKLKPDFAEFRATLDNRMKQLQRLGIGIVRKQAQPYTEDDEERLWQVVFHLQDAKSYSYAAYFYVCKVFALCAAKDHHKLIVDQFEFGCDMISEYVEFTGRPSNPQDSHDKLKIVRTRQYADSPNPRCIVSLLRRYLMMIPREGPFYRRPVPGTMQFSEQAIGVHTLERYSKEICEAAGISGHHTGHSGRVSSATTLYNRGFDEQSIKERTGPIGSLAKGYRRASPAQMKAMSDCLQPPNPLKKISACSPSSSTSSEDHSSSQDEGPSNIIIISEDGTDHSQEITTIFSRPEISITEQDGVLKIEIPPRISPLMPSSSLHAITKLKIVKGDIALELNL; this comes from the exons ATGGATCAGTTCAATCTTAAATTTGTGGAGGAAGATACGAGGGCCTTGGCAGCCTCTTTGTCTTCGATTACTACCTCTTTTAAGCAGGAAAAGGAGCCTGATCTAGACAACAATGAAGACTGCCTATTGACAAAGGAAGAGGGCAAAGTCTGGACTGCCAAACACTGTATGGAGGAGAAGGGGCTGCTAGCTTTACAAGATAGTGGGATTCCATACAACACCAAAAAAGCAACAGCCTGGGGTGTCAGAGTTTGGGACGAATGGGGCAAAACTCGCAACAGTTACATTATGGAGCAGGGTGTCCAGCGCAATGAGCTTTTCCTTTATGTGCCTGAACTCTGCTATGAAATCACCCAGGATGAACTTAATTTCTGGTTATGCAGGTTTGTGCTTGAAGTACGGAGACAAGATGGTTCAGAATACCCACCCAACTCTCTCCGCCTCCTCTGCTGCTCAATCCTGCGGCACCTACGGGAGAATTGTAGGCGATCAGATATTGATTTCTTCAATAAACTGAAACCAGACTTTGCTGAGTTTCGGGCCACCCTTGATAATCGGATGAAGCAGCTGCAACGGTTGGGCATTGGGATAGTAAGGAAACAGGCTCAGCCATAtacagaagatgatgaagaaagaCTGTGGCAGGTGGTCTTCCACCTCCAAGATGCAAAAAGCTACAGTTATGCTGCCTACTTCTATGTCTGCAAAGTTTTTGCCCTCTGTGCAGCCAAGGACCATCATAAATTAATAGTTGATCAGTTTGAATTTGGATGCGACATGATCAGTGAGTACGTGGAGTTTACTGGCAGACCAAGTAATCCTCAAGATAGCCACGACAAGTTGAAAATTGTTCGGACAAGACAATATGCCGATTCTCCAAATCCAAGATGTATTGTTTCCCTGCTGCGACGCTACCTCATGATGATTCCCCGTGAAGGCCCATTCTACCGTCGTCCTGTGCCTGGTACCATGCAGTTCTCGGAACAAGCAATTGGAGTTCACACTTTGGAAAGATATTCCAAAGAAATATGTGAAGCTGCGGGAATTTCAGGGCACCACACAGGGCATTCCGGAAGG GTCAGCAGTGCAACAACCTTGTACAATCGAGGCTTTGATGAGCAATCAATTAAAGAACGAACAGGGCCTATAGGCAGTTTGGCAAAGGGCTATAGGAGAGCTTCTCCTGCTCAAATGAAGGCCATGTCAGACTGCTTGCAACCTCCCAATCCTCTCAAAAAGATTTCAGCATGTTCAccctcatcatcaacatcatctgaaGATCACAGTTCTTCTCAGGATGAAGGTCCaagcaacatcatcatcatctctgAAGATGGAACTGATCACTCACAAGAAATTACAACTATATTTAGCAGGCCTGAGATTTCAATCACAGAACAGGATGGTGTTCTAAAAATTGAAATACCACCTAGAATTTCCCCATTAATGCCCTCATCTTCACTTCatgcaattacaaaattaaaaatagtgAAAGGGGACATTGCATTAGAACTAAATTTGTAA